The Synechococcus sp. WH 8101 sequence TGAGGCAATGGCCTGCCTCAGGCTCAAGACATGTTCGATCTGGATCCTATGGAGAGAGTCGATGACAGATCCAAGCCTTTCAGAATCGTTACAAGACCAGGGCTGGCGCTGGTGTGCGGCAGGACTGGTCTGTGCCTGAATCGCCGATACCATCCGGCGTAACACCCACCTGTGGCAATGGACGCCCTGCAAGGTCAGCAGCTGTTTCAAAGCCGCCTCTGTCAACAACTGAGCTTGCTCACGGCCGTGAGTGAGTCGTTGACCGAACGGATGCTGCAGGTGGAGTTCCGTCTTCAGGAGCTTGAGCAACAGATGCAGCGGCTCGAGGCGCCGGAGGCATCCGACTGGGAGGGTGCGGCCGCGCTACTCAGCGCCACCGAATCACGACTCAGCCGGCTTGAACGGCGACTTGGCTCGTCTGTTGTGGAGCCGCAGGCTCCGGTCTGGGACGAATCTGATCCTTTCCCGGAAGAGGAGAGCCAGGAATTCCCCGTTGATGCCATCCCTGCCGATGACATGCATCTCAATGGGGAAGAGGAGCAGGGGCTGCTGGTGGAGATGCCTTAAGCCGTTGGCGTGAGGCTTCCGCCTTATTCCAGGTTCCAGTGGCTCGGGATGTCGCTGGAGTAGTCGTCCACGCGGCGGAACTGAAACGGTCCCGCCAGTGATCCCCAGACCTGTTCATGGGTCTGAGGGTCGTGGCCGCGGTCGATCGTGCTCATGCCGGCGGCGTCGATCTCGAACTGGCTCACCAGGTAGGTGGTGCGTCCCTTGCGTTCCACCATGCAGTGGCAGCCAGGTTCCACCTCGCCACTGAAGCCATCCCCCTTCGGGCTCACCACATAGGTGCACCCTTCGAGCAGTTGCAGATCGTCGCTGCCGATGGCGGTCAGCTGGTGTGGATTCAGGGTGGCGCCCCAGAAGCGCTGCGCATCCGTGAGCGAGTGGTTGCGCACGTGCAGGGCGTCCCCCTCCTGGCGCGCTTCGAGCACCCGGATCCGGTAGGGCTCGGCCGGGGCAAGGGCGTAAGCCTGCTCAAGCAGGAGCATGCCCGCCTCCAGGTGCGGCAAGGGGCGCACCGTCACGTTGATGTGGGCGTAGAGCGGTGGATTCTCGAAGGCCTGTGCCTCGTTGGTGAAGCTCCCACAGAGCAGGCGCACCAGACGATTCAGAGGAGCAGACATGGCGTCAGAGATTGAGAAGTCTCAGGCGGAATTCGGCCACCTGGCGGGCCAGATCCGATGAGCTTTCCATGAAGGGATGCCCCTCCAGGCTGCTCATGACGGAAGCGAGTCGGGTCGTCACATCCTGATCGCCATCGACGTTGACACTGCGCTTCCAGGCCTCGTCAAAGGCCATGGCGAAGCTGTCGGCGTTGTTGAACTGACGGGTGTCGTTGAGCTCTCCGAACTGAGGCATGGGAGAGAAAAAGGCATGCCAGGACCCAGATTTGAACTGGGTTCAA is a genomic window containing:
- a CDS encoding chromophore lyase CpcT/CpeT, with the translated sequence MSAPLNRLVRLLCGSFTNEAQAFENPPLYAHINVTVRPLPHLEAGMLLLEQAYALAPAEPYRIRVLEARQEGDALHVRNHSLTDAQRFWGATLNPHQLTAIGSDDLQLLEGCTYVVSPKGDGFSGEVEPGCHCMVERKGRTTYLVSQFEIDAAGMSTIDRGHDPQTHEQVWGSLAGPFQFRRVDDYSSDIPSHWNLE